Proteins encoded together in one Diceros bicornis minor isolate mBicDic1 chromosome 18, mDicBic1.mat.cur, whole genome shotgun sequence window:
- the LOC131416808 gene encoding LOW QUALITY PROTEIN: galectin-9-like (The sequence of the model RefSeq protein was modified relative to this genomic sequence to represent the inferred CDS: inserted 2 bases in 1 codon), translated as MASSTQPPYMTPVIPFSGFIQGDLKEGLEITVNGAVLAFRGIRFAVNFQIRRSDNDIXLHFNPRFEEVVCVVCNTKRKGRWGPEERKTPLSLQRGSPFELSVLVQSSHFQFEAYLNNTPALWAGTVACSVVCPQHSAQYRAHRRDQKQTIIHKVLSTPPQMDANPAVPPPAYPNPAYPLPFFTNIPGGLYPSKNITVSGTVLPSAQRFYINLHSGNDIAFHLNIRFDENAVVRNTQINGCWGPEERSLSGKMPFTRGQSFSMWITCESHCLRVTVDGGHLCHYYHRLRDLPAINNLEVGGDIQLSHVQT; from the exons ATGGCCAGTAGCACCCAGCCTCCCTACATGACCCCA GTCATCCCCTTCTCTGGGTTCATCCAAGGGGATCTCAAGGAAGGACTTGAGATCACTGTCAATGGGGCCGTTTTAGCCTTCCGTGGAATCAG GTTTGCTGTGAACTTTCAGATTCGCCGTAGTGACAATGACAT CCTTCACTTCAACCCACGGTTTGAAGAGGTGGTGTGTGTGGTCTGCAACACGAAGCGGAAAGGACGCTGGGGGCCAGAGGAGAGGAAGACGCCACTGTCCTTACAGAGGGGGAGTCCCTTTGAGCTCAGCGTCCTGGTGCAGAGCTCCCATTTCCAG TTTGAGGCATATTTAAATAACACCCCAG CCTTGTGGGCTGGGACTGTggcttgttcagttgtgtgtccCCAGCACTCTGCACAGTACCGGGCACACAGGAGGGACCAG AAGCAAACAATCATCCACAAGGTGCTGAGCACTCCTCCACAGATGGACGCG AATCCCGCAGTCCCACCTCCAGCATATCCCAACCCAGCCTAT CCACTGCCTTTCTTCACCAACATCCCGGGTGGGCTGTACCCCTCCAAGAACATCACCGTGTCGGGCACCGTCCTGCCCAGTGCTCAGAG GTTCTACATCAACCTGCACTCTGGGAATGACATCGCCTTCCACCTGAACATTCGTTTCGATGAGAACGCCGTGGTCCgcaacacacagatcaatggctgTTGGGGGCCTGAGGAGCGAAGCCTGTCAGGAAAAATGCCCTTCACCCGGGGCCAGAGCTTCTCG ATGTGGATCACGTGCGAAAGCCACTGCCTCAGGGTGACCGTGGATGGTGGGCACCTGTGTCATTACTACCACCGCCTGAGGGACCTGCCCGCCATCAACAACCTGGAGGTGGGGGGCGACATCCAGCTGAGCCACGTGCAGACATAG